CACCACTAGATCGCCTACTTTGTCAGACAGCAAAGTTTGCAAGATGGGGCTGTAGGTGTAGTAATCGCGGGAGAGCTTAGCAACTTGCACAGCATCACGGATGACTTCTATGCCGTCTAATGCGGTGACAAAGGCATCCCAATCGGTTGAAGGTAGGGTTGTTGCGGTCATGCAGTCAATTTTATAAAAGCATTAAATTATTGGTAACCATTAAACACTGTACAGGCTGGAAAAACTACCAATTGGTATTTAGACTACTGATCGTAAAAAGGGGAGGACATCAGGTGAAACAACTAAATCCCCAGAATCTCGGAGATTCTGGGGATCTGCTGTAGAACAGAGTCTATTAACGTTGGGCAGCTTTGAGTCGCTTGCTAGCCGCTAAGCCTGCTCCCACGAGCAACAAACCACCGATAACCGTGGGTTCGGGCACATCGGTTGGAGTTTCGCGCAGTGCTACACGGGTAAACGTGCCAATTTCTTCAGGGTCTGAAACCTCTCCATCACCGTCGATGAACTGCAAAAACAAATTGTTCACACTAGGTGGTGCTACGAATCCAAAAACGAACACCGAAAACGGTAACTCGCCTTCTTCATCATCAACTAGAAAGCCAAAAGCAAAGCCATTATCACCGCCATTAACTGGTTGTGGAGGGGTTCCTACCGGAACTGCACCAAAGATGGCAGACTCAGGAACCAGATCATCCAGGGTGTAGATCCGGGGTTGCTCGTCAGCAGTAATGAAATTGAAGGAGAAATCAGTAAAGGAAAATACGCCTTCCTCAAACTCAATATCAGTGTCATAGCTGAAGTAACCGTCAAACTCCAACGTTTCCTCTGGCGTGTCGATTCCAACGGTGAAATCGTAAGTGAGGATGGCAGCTTGAGCGGGTGCTGCGTCGATCGCCACAGTTCCCAGAGTGAGTCCAGCGATCGCGCCTAACAATTTGGGCATGAATGATAGCTTCATAAGATTTGAATCCTGTCGGTTGTGAATGGTTACATCAAGCTAGAAGGGGGTCAAGATCAGTCAATATTTCAATCAAGTTTTATGTAATTTCACGGTTGAAGTAGACTGCTCACCCGTTGATCAAACTCCATTCACAATTGGATTGAGAGCTTGTCTTTAAACAATTCCAAATTTTGGAGTTCTATCCAATCGCCATGTTGTAGGGCGACATGCAACGGGTTTGATAACCTCTTACAACAAGGTTTTCTTAATTTAAAATCGGACATCTAAAGTCCAAAATTTAGAATGGGAAATCTTCGAGTCAGTCTCAAATTCAATTTTCTGAATTTAGAGATGGCTCCATTATTTCTAAACCGATCACTCGATGTCAGTATTTTTGCTGAGGCTTTACTGATAAATTACAATTCTCTTTAAAAAGACAAATACGGCACTACTCCCCATTCCCCACTCCCTACTCCCCACTCCCTTCTACGTCCGATCGCGCTCCAAATCTTCAATCACCTTCTCCCAATACCACATCTCCATGTGACCCGGATGCTTTGAACGAGCGTGAGTTAGCAGTCGTTGAGCCGCAGCGCGATCGCCCGACATCATTTGAAATAGCCGTTCTTGAAGGGCTTGTGGTACGTCTGATGGGGCAGCTTGCGTCAAAATCTCTGGCAGGGGGATGAGAGGTGCAGACGCAACAGTGGAGTCAAGAGCCGTTTGCCCAATTCCACTGGGGGTGTGGAGTTTATCAATTCTCCAAAAGCCATTCTCCTGCACCAATTCCACCTCAATGGGGATCGTTTCGCCAGTTTGGGTGTGAATGATGCCCTTGAGCGTGCCATGGTTTGCCTCGGTTAAGCGAGAAACCCAGACCGCTTTCTTGTATTGCTGAGGCAACTCGGTTTGAGCAAATTTGAGAAAGGGTAACTTGGGCATCCGTGCCTGGAATGCCTCTGACGTGAGGTGATATGCTTCGCTGAGATGCCCCTCTGCAACCCAATAGAGGAAGTTGTTGACGGTTCTCGCCATGTCTCCATCAAGGCGAACGCCCGATGTAGCGACCATTCCCGCGATCGCCACGGTTAGCACCAGAAACATACCACCTGTCACCATCAGTTTGAGCCAAAACGATGGGGCAATAACCCCCAGGAAGCCCAATATTGCTTCTGCGACGCTTAATAGAAAACTGAAAGCCAGGTAAAACACGAAGCCTGCGATCGCCACCTGAACCAGCATCAGGATTAGACCATACACGACCTTTTCAACGATTGACAGCCATTTATGATTCATTCAGCTTTATATCAGGGGTCATAGGGTAGAGTGCGGTCTGCTGGGTGAAATTGGTTCACAAGGTGAATGATCTCTCATGCTTCAATAAATTTAACCCGTTTCAAGTCCAGTTCAGCGTAGGTTGAGGGAATGGGGAATAGGGAATGGGGAATGGGGAGTAGGGATGATGAGTGAACCGTAAAGACGCGATTAATCGCCTCTCTCATACACCTCCACTCTCCTACTCCTCACCCCCTACTCTGCACTGTTAACAAAGACCATCGATTATTGACCAATGACCATTGACTCTACACAACTACAATGGCTGCGGGAGCAAACC
This DNA window, taken from Oscillatoria sp. FACHB-1407, encodes the following:
- a CDS encoding PEP-CTERM sorting domain-containing protein (PEP-CTERM proteins occur, often in large numbers, in the proteomes of bacteria that also encode an exosortase, a predicted intramembrane cysteine proteinase. The presence of a PEP-CTERM domain at a protein's C-terminus predicts cleavage within the sorting domain, followed by covalent anchoring to some some component of the (usually Gram-negative) cell surface. Many PEP-CTERM proteins exhibit an unusual sequence composition that includes large numbers of potential glycosylation sites. Expression of one such protein has been shown restore the ability of a bacterium to form floc, a type of biofilm.) codes for the protein MPKLLGAIAGLTLGTVAIDAAPAQAAILTYDFTVGIDTPEETLEFDGYFSYDTDIEFEEGVFSFTDFSFNFITADEQPRIYTLDDLVPESAIFGAVPVGTPPQPVNGGDNGFAFGFLVDDEEGELPFSVFVFGFVAPPSVNNLFLQFIDGDGEVSDPEEIGTFTRVALRETPTDVPEPTVIGGLLLVGAGLAASKRLKAAQR